From one Amaranthus tricolor cultivar Red isolate AtriRed21 chromosome 17, ASM2621246v1, whole genome shotgun sequence genomic stretch:
- the LOC130803897 gene encoding WPP domain-interacting tail-anchored protein 1 yields the protein MMDTESVDELHVSVIDNDPGCSDEAALTDIGTSEYVASEKDVIQEVGIEVMLSDKGTPMDVSSEKEQTREFGIETMSADNGTSEDSTSEKVNVREVDIEEISPEKGLSEVVREGGSALIRLELDIACCSEKLVNMNLLMMHVAARESDFEVFASEQSDSLMDSDEKAMEFDILSGIFDSEVREMGGLIHRLEIEINNISKLISSHRHLGAIVLALEEKLQDAKESVTQSHEQITELLMQSTKFQKILSSVNQEETSEDDEESIFCIDFFNTTTKLNVQTSEQQRHLLKMLEKSLERELELENELKECKQSLNEIKNASQMKISSAEEATAAAFAYFLEADSASAVLLGISKELIGKLQLYQFQINSSLHRENEMFNELEKCAHAVQDLEKKEAAMQKTAVQNSLEASTLKAKVSSLEEQLKASESMLINGNASLDDKSERNDIEELEKRIFIVESRAQKAEDYVKSLTEANKKLIEEMNFMKNMSIEKVSSLEKQLKETDIQLQEAIASVEASEEKQKMLYSSISDMEILIEKLKSKVLEANDRADSAEDKCIILSESHAALSEELTFLRGKLECLEASLQLAEETKQAATVDITMRTKVITDMVVQLAVERERLHKQISMLMMENRVLVDKLHTTNIVSSNSTNHKGRETEKGVLSSDRPDDDEKGNKEELEATKVEKSRDDILDGECNLEPQDLDSKLETVRTIDARQLNVKYVFSACLIVLIAVLVVCFVQPVNRPF from the exons ATGATGGACACAGAGTCTGTTGACGAACTTCATGTTTCGGTTATCGACAACGATCCTGGTTGCAGTGATGAGGCAGCATTAACTGATATTGGGACATCGGAGTATGTCGCTTCTGAGAAAGACGTGATACAAGAGGTTGGCATTGAGGTTATGCTAAGCGACAAAGGAACACCGATGGATGTTTCATCAGAGAAAGAGCAAACACGAGAGTTTGGCATTGAGACTATGTCAGCTGATAACGGGACATCAGAGGATAGTACTTCAGAGAAAGTGAACGTGCGAGAGGTTGACATTGAAGAAATATCACCCGAGAAAGGGTTATCCGAGGTGGTACGAGAGGGTGGGAGTGCTCTTATTAGACTCGAGCTTGATATAGCTTGTTGTTCGGAGAAATTGGTTAATATGAATTTACTTATGATGCATGTAGCGGCAAGAGAGAGTGACTTTGAAGTATTTGCTTCAGAACAATCAGATTCATTGATGGATTCTGATGAGAAGGCAATGGAATTTGACATCTTGTCAGGAATATTTGATTCAGAAGTCAGGGAAATGGGTGGCTTAATCCATAGATTAGAGATAGAGAttaataatattagtaaattAATTTCTTCGCACCGACATCTAGGAGCAATCGTTTTGGCATTGGAAGAGAAGTTACAGGATGCTAAAGAGTCAGTAACGCAATCACACGAACAAATCACGGAATTGCTGATGCAATCTACCAAGTTCCAGAAGATCTTATCAAGTGTTAATCAAGAGGAGACCT CTGAAGACGACGAAGAATCAATTTTCTGTATCGACTTTTTCAACACAACTACGAAACTAAATGTGCAAACATCTGAACAGCAGCGACATCTGCTGAAAATGCTGGAAAAGTCATTGGAAAGAGAACTTGAACTGGAAAACGAGTTAAAAGAATGTAAGCAATCCTTGAACGAGATAAAAAACGCATCTCAGATGAAAATTTCGTCCGCTGAAGAAGCAACAGCGGCCGCATTTGCCTATTTCTTGGAGGCTGACAGTGCATCAGCTGTGCTTTTGGGGATTTCAAAAGAATTGATCGGTAAGCTCCAATTATATCAATTCCAAATAAACAGTTCATTGCACCGAGAAAATGAAATGTTCAATGAGCTCGAAAAATGCGCACACGCTGTTCAAGATTTGGAGAAAAAAGAGGCTGCTATGCAAAAAACCGCGGTGCAAAATAGTTTGGAGGCGTCGACTTTAAAGGCAAAGGTGAGTTCCCTAGAAGAGCAGCTTAAAGCCTCGGAATCTATGCTGATAAATGGAAATGCTTCTTTGGATGACAAGAGTGAACGAAATGATATTGAGGAATTGGAAAAGAGAATTTTCATAGTGGAAAGCCGGGCTCAGAAAGCCGAAGATTACGTCAAGTCACTAACCGAAGCTAATAAGAAGCTTATCGaggaaatgaattttatgaaaaatatgtCAATTGAGAAGGTTAGTTCGTTAGAGAAGCAACTAAAGGAGACGGATATTCAGTTACAAGAGGCGATTGCATCAGTCGAAGCAAGTGAAGAGAAGCAAAAGATGTTGTATTCTTCTATAAGTGACATGGAGATTTTGATcgagaaattgaaatcaaaagtTTTAGAAGCGAATGATCGTGCAGATAGTGCAGAAGATAAATGTATTATATTATCGGAAAGTCATGCAGCGCTTAGTGAAGAGCTGACGTTTCTTAGGGGTAAATTGGAATGCTTGGAGGCTTCTTTGCAACTAGCGGAAGAAACGAAACAGGCAGCTACGGTGGATATAACTATGCGCACGAAAGTGATTACGGATATGGTCGTGCAGCTGGCCGTTGAAAGAGAACGCCTTCACAAACAG ATATCGATGTTGATGATGGAAAATAGAGTGCTAGTAGATAAATTACACACGACAAACATAGTCTCATCCAACTCTACGAACCACAAAGGCAGAGAAACTGAGAAAGGAGTCCTATCTTCTGACCGTCCCGATGATGATGAGAAGGGAAATAAAGAAGAGTTGGAAGCCACAAAG GTCGAGAAGTCTAGAGACGATATTTTGGACGGCGAATGCAATTTGGAACCGCAAGATTTGGACTCCAAGCTTGAAACGGTTAGGACAATCGATGCGAGGCAGCTTAATGTCAAGTATGTGTTCTCTGCATGTCTTATAGTGCTGATTGCTGTTCTGGTAGTGTGCTTTGTTCAACCCGTAAACCGCCCATTTTAG
- the LOC130803906 gene encoding amino acid transporter AVT6B-like isoform X2, giving the protein MSLPAAMKILGVIPGVLLILVSGFLTKYSIEILLRYSENGGSYTYGQLMYDSFGRIGEILFQISVIINNTGITIIYLIIIADVISGSTTSSIHHSGVLEEWFGEHWWTGRAFVLIFLTAFVLVPTAWIKRMEALQYTSAIAVALAVFFILIVIGITCYKMAMGTITEPALFPRVDDFASVWNLFTAVPVLICAYLCHYNVHTIRNELHDPSQMPGVVKSSLAVCSTIYIMTGLFGFLLFGDSTASDVLSNFNSDLGVPYSSVLNATIRLSYTAHIVLVFPVVFFSLRLNFYGLVYNSAVPLTSDKRRSEFAIITLSLILVILLGAILIPSIWVAFQFTGATAGALILFIFPASVTLRNHLGISTRKDKLFSWGLIGLAVFSDLVAIYSNAVSLL; this is encoded by the exons TTTTGGTTTCTGGGTTTTTAACCAAGTATTCCATTGAGATATTGCTTCGTTACAGCGAAAATGGAGGATCGTACACTTATGGGCAACTCATGTACGATTCGTTTGGAAGGATCGGAGAGATTTTGTTTCAAATTAGTGTTATCATCAATAATACCGGCATTACAATCATCTATTTGATAATAATCG CTGATGTGATTTCGGGCTCAACAACAAGTAGTATTCACCACTCGGGTGTGTTAGAAGAATGGTTCGGAGAGCATTGGTGGACAGGCCGTGCCTTTGTGCTGATTTTCCTGACTGCTTTTGTATTGGTTCCAACAGCATGGATCAAGCGTATGG AAGCTCTGCAGTACACTTCTGCAATAGCAGTTGCGCTGGCGGTGTTTTTCATTCTTATTGTCATTGGGATCACATGTTACAAGATGGCAATGGGGACAATAACGGAACCAGCACTCTTTCCTCGGGTAGACGATTTTGCGTCTGTTTGGAACTTGTTCACCGCGGTTCCTGTGCTTATTTGTGCATATCTTTGCCACTATAATG TGCATACAATACGAAACGAGCTACATGATCCTTCTCAAATGCCAGGGGTAGTGAAGTCTTCTCTTGCTGTCTGCAGTACAATCTACATAATGACAGGCTTATTCGGGTTTCTTCTGTTTGGTGACTCAACTGCTTCGGATGTACTCTCTAACTTCAACTCAGACCTTGGTGTTCCATACAGCTCAGTCTTAAATGCTACGATTCGTCTCAGCTACACAGCCCATATTGTGCTCGTATTTCCAGTCGTCTTTTTTTCCCTTAGGCTTAACTTCTATGGCCTTGTATACAACTCCGCTGTTCCACTTACTTCAGATAAGAGAAGATCAGAATTTGCCATTATCACATTGAGTTTGATTCTTGTTATCCTTTTAGGAGCGATCCTTATTCCTAGTATTTGGGTGGCTTTTCAGTTTACTGGTGCAACAGCTGGAGCTTTGATCTTGTTCATATTTCCTGCTTCTGTTACTTTAAG GAACCATCTCGGAATTTCGACAAGGAAAGACAAGCTTTTTTCATGGGGTTTGATCGGCCTTGCAGTATTTTCAGATCTGGTAGCTATATACAGCAACGCGGTTTCCTTGCTTTGA
- the LOC130803902 gene encoding 5-OH-xanthotoxin synthase-like, with the protein MLLALPIFALFLTLVVLFLHLNPRKNVSLHHPPPGPKGFPFIGNLHQFDPSKPHVYFANLAKTYGPILSLRFGHVPIVVVQSAKLAKEILQTQDLNFCSRPLMMGMQKLSYNGLDIAFAPYGEYFREVKKLSVVYLLSSRRVESFAHIRQEEVLRMIQKISSLSRSSQIVNLTELLMSFARSNICRTAFGKRYEDDDNLGKRFHKLLNEVEAMFTIVFFGDYFPFLGWLDKLTGKFSKLDKIFKECDAFYEEIINDHLDPNRPKTNEGEDLVDVLLHIKKDRSFHLTKEHIKAVLMNIFVAGTDTSSAMVEWAMTELMQNSNSMKKVQKELRTVAGNKGFLNNADLMELSYFKAVVKETLRLHPAAPLLIVRETIQKSIIEGYDILPKTHVYVNAWAIGRDSNSWKDPEKFFPERFLGTSIDFKGNDFQLIPFGGGRRICPGMLLGHTNMELALANLLYSFDWELPSDLKKTHMNTDTLPGITMHKKHPIRLFAKEFQ; encoded by the exons ATGTTGCTAGCATTGCCaatttttgcattatttcttACTCTTGTAGTACTCTTCCTTCACCTTAACCCTAGAAAAAATGTCTCATTACACCACCCACCTCCCGGACCTAAAGGATTTCCCTTTATTGGTAATCTTCATCAGTTCGACCCTTCTAAACCTCATGTCTACTTTGCTAATCTAGCCAAGACGTATGGCCCTATATTGAGCTTGAGATTCGGTCATGTACCGATTGTTGTGGTTCAATCAGCCAAGCTAGCTAAAGAGATCCTCCAAACACAAGACCTAAACTTCTGCAGTAGACCATTAATGATGGGAATGCAAAAGCTAAGTTATAATGGTTTGGACATAGCTTTTGCACCATACGGTGAGTATTTTAGGGAAGTAAAAAAGTTAAGTGTTGTTTATCTTTTGAGCTCTAGAAGAGTTGAATCTTTTGCTCATATACGCCAAGAAGAAGTTTTAAGGATGATTCAAAAGATTTCTTCCCTCTCAAGATCTTCACAGATTGTTAATTTGACTGAATTATTAATGAGTTTTGCAAGATCCAACATTTGTAGGACTGCATTTGGGAAGAG GTATGAGGATGATGATAATTTAGGAAAGAGATTCCATAAGCTCTTAAATGAAGTTGAAGCCATGTTTACAATTGTCTTCTTTGGTGATTATTTCCCCTTCCTTGGATGGCTTGATAAGTTAACAGGAAAATTCTCTAAACTTGATAAGATATTTAAGGAATGTGATGCATTTTATGAAGAAATCATTAATGATCATCTTGACCCAAATAGACCAAAAACTAATGAGGGAGAAGATCTTGTTGATGTTCTACTCCATATCAAGAAAGATCGATCTTTTCATCTCACTAAGGAACACATCAAGGCGGTTTTGATG AATATATTTGTTGCGGGAACGGACACAAGCTCAGCCATGGTAGAGTGGGCAATGACAGAGCTAATGCAAAATTCGAATTCAATGAAAAAGGTGCAAAAAGAGCTTAGAACTGTTGCAGGAAACAAGGGATTTTTAAATAACGCTGACCTCATGGAGTTAAGTTACTTCAAGGCTGTAGTGAAAGAAACATTAAGATTACACCCTGCAGCTCCATTACTAATTGTGCGTGAAACAATTCAAAAAAGTATTATAGAAGGGTATGACATCCTACCCAAAACACATGTTTATGTAAATGCATGGGCAATCGGAAGAGATTCTAACTCGTGGAAAGATCCAGAAAAATTCTTCCCTGAAAGATTTTTGGGAACTTCAATAGATTTCAAAGGAAATGACTTTCAACTAATTCCTTTTGGTGGTGGAAGAAGAATATGTCCTGGCATGCTACTTGGCCATACTAATATGGAACTTGCTCTTGCCAATTTGTTATACTCATTTGATTGGGAATTGCCTAGTGATTTAAAGAAGACACACATGAACACTGATACACTCCCTGGCATTACTATGCATAAGAAACATCCAATTCGTCTTTTCGCAAAAGAATTTCAGTGA